From Shewanella yunxiaonensis, the proteins below share one genomic window:
- the cysP gene encoding thiosulfate ABC transporter substrate-binding protein CysP, whose product MPVKMIKAVLGTLFLGTSLNVAAADQTLLNSSYDIARELFSAYNPMFIKHWQEQTGKTVEIKQSHAGSSAQARSILQGLPADVVTFNQVTDVQILADRGKLIPANWQQLLPNSSSPYYSTIAFLVRKGNPKQIHDWGDLTKDDVKLVFPNPKTSGNARYTYLAALGYAQKIYGKEDQADLDKFLKKFLANVAVFDTGGRGATTSFVERGIGDVLITFESEVNNIRQQYGSDDYQVVVPKTSILAEFPVAVVEKNAKRNGTEALATEYLNYLYSEEAQRLLAGFNYRVHNAKVKAEFADKFPEVDLLTVEQIIGGWDNAMKTQFANGAKLDQLLKR is encoded by the coding sequence ATGCCAGTAAAAATGATAAAAGCCGTGTTGGGAACCCTGTTTCTGGGAACATCGCTCAATGTGGCGGCGGCAGATCAAACGCTGCTGAACTCTTCGTATGACATCGCCCGGGAACTGTTTAGCGCCTACAACCCAATGTTTATCAAACACTGGCAAGAGCAAACCGGTAAAACCGTGGAGATTAAACAGTCTCACGCCGGTTCTTCTGCACAAGCACGTTCCATTCTGCAAGGACTGCCGGCCGATGTGGTGACCTTTAATCAGGTCACGGATGTGCAAATTCTGGCAGATCGCGGCAAGCTGATCCCTGCGAACTGGCAACAACTGCTACCAAACTCAAGCTCGCCTTACTATTCCACCATTGCGTTTCTGGTGAGAAAGGGAAACCCCAAACAGATCCACGATTGGGGCGATTTAACCAAAGATGATGTGAAGCTGGTGTTTCCTAATCCCAAAACCTCAGGTAATGCACGCTATACCTACTTAGCCGCTTTGGGTTATGCGCAGAAAATTTATGGTAAGGAAGATCAGGCAGATCTGGATAAATTCCTGAAAAAATTCCTCGCTAATGTCGCGGTATTTGATACCGGCGGTCGCGGTGCCACAACCTCATTTGTTGAACGTGGTATCGGTGATGTGTTGATCACCTTTGAATCTGAAGTGAATAACATTCGTCAGCAATATGGCAGTGATGATTATCAGGTTGTGGTGCCAAAGACTTCAATTCTGGCTGAATTTCCTGTCGCGGTTGTTGAAAAGAATGCCAAACGCAACGGTACTGAAGCGTTAGCGACCGAATACCTCAATTACCTTTACAGTGAAGAAGCGCAGCGGCTGCTAGCAGGTTTTAACTACCGGGTGCATAACGCCAAGGTGAAGGCAGAATTTGCAGATAAATTTCCAGAAGTGGATTTGCTAACCGTTGAACAAATCATCGGTGGCTGGGATAACGCGATGAAAACCCAATTTGCAAACGGCGCAAAGCTCGATCAACTGTTGAAACGCTAA
- the cysT gene encoding sulfate ABC transporter permease subunit CysT, translated as MISTNGRLRHKRVLPGFSISLGVSLLFVSLILLLPTTGLIMQTGTMSWSAYWGVITDPRVVASYRVTLLSALAASLFNCLFGLLLAWVLVRYEFPGKRLLDALVDLPFALPTAVAGITLATLYAENGQLGSLLTQLGIKVAYSPLGIVVAMVFTSIPFVVRTVQPVLEELSHDEEEAGMTLGASDRAVFWRIILPSLWPALMVGTALSFTRSLGEFGAVIFIAGNMPYISEITSLMIFVKLQEFDFAGASAIASVVLMTSLLLLLLINLWQARYLRRIRGR; from the coding sequence GTGATTTCAACTAACGGGCGCTTGCGCCATAAACGGGTTCTGCCTGGATTCAGCATCAGCTTGGGCGTGTCGTTGCTGTTTGTCAGTTTGATCCTGTTACTGCCGACTACGGGACTGATCATGCAAACCGGGACCATGAGCTGGTCTGCATATTGGGGCGTGATTACCGATCCGCGGGTAGTCGCCAGTTATCGGGTGACCTTATTGTCAGCACTGGCGGCATCATTGTTTAACTGCTTGTTTGGCCTATTGCTGGCATGGGTGCTAGTCCGGTATGAATTTCCCGGAAAGCGGCTACTGGATGCATTAGTCGACCTGCCGTTTGCGTTACCGACCGCGGTTGCCGGTATCACGCTTGCAACGCTATATGCAGAAAATGGGCAACTTGGCAGTTTGCTGACGCAATTGGGGATTAAAGTGGCTTACTCGCCTTTGGGTATTGTGGTTGCCATGGTCTTTACCAGTATTCCATTTGTGGTGCGCACGGTGCAGCCGGTGCTCGAAGAACTCTCTCACGATGAGGAGGAAGCGGGTATGACGCTTGGAGCCTCAGACCGTGCAGTATTTTGGCGCATTATTCTGCCATCGTTGTGGCCGGCATTGATGGTGGGTACCGCACTGTCATTTACGCGCAGCCTTGGTGAGTTTGGTGCGGTGATCTTTATCGCTGGCAATATGCCTTACATCAGTGAAATCACTTCGTTGATGATCTTTGTGAAGCTACAGGAGTTTGATTTTGCTGGCGCCAGCGCCATTGCCTCAGTGGTGCTCATGACTTCATTACTGCTACTGCTGCTAATAAACCTCTGGCAAGCACGTTATTTGCGACGTATTCGCGGACGTTAA
- the cysW gene encoding sulfate ABC transporter permease subunit CysW has translation MYAFKPSRVGDAPIIKWSLIALAVLLSGLLLVVPLASIFQQAFAGGWRLYIQHLSQPDTLHAIGLTLMVAALTVPINLVFGVLLAWSVTRFEFPGRKILITLIDIPFAVSPVVAGLLYLLLYGNSGWLGAWLFEHDLQVMFAWPGIVLVTIFVTCPFVARELIPLMQQQGAAEEEAAVILGASWWQLFRRVTLPNIKWALIYGVILTNARAVGEFGAVAVVSGNIRGETNTLPLHVQLLYEDYQAQAAFASASLLALIALFTLLLKAAVEWQQQRSLSVNNDNEQSQL, from the coding sequence ATGTACGCATTTAAGCCTTCCAGAGTGGGTGATGCACCTATCATCAAGTGGAGTCTGATCGCGCTAGCGGTATTACTCAGCGGCTTATTATTGGTGGTACCGCTAGCCAGTATTTTTCAGCAGGCCTTCGCTGGTGGTTGGCGGTTGTACATTCAACACTTAAGCCAACCCGATACCCTGCACGCCATCGGCCTCACCTTGATGGTGGCAGCACTGACTGTACCAATAAACTTAGTTTTTGGTGTGCTACTGGCCTGGAGCGTCACCCGTTTCGAATTTCCGGGGCGCAAAATACTGATCACGCTGATTGATATTCCCTTTGCCGTGTCGCCCGTGGTGGCAGGCTTACTCTACCTGTTGCTGTATGGCAACAGTGGCTGGCTGGGGGCCTGGTTGTTTGAACATGATCTGCAGGTGATGTTTGCCTGGCCAGGGATCGTGTTAGTAACCATTTTTGTCACTTGTCCGTTTGTGGCACGCGAACTGATCCCATTGATGCAACAACAGGGTGCCGCGGAAGAGGAAGCGGCGGTAATCCTCGGAGCCTCCTGGTGGCAACTGTTTCGCCGCGTGACCTTACCCAACATCAAATGGGCACTGATTTACGGGGTAATTCTGACCAATGCCAGAGCGGTAGGTGAGTTTGGTGCTGTCGCAGTGGTATCCGGCAACATTCGTGGCGAAACCAATACCCTACCTTTGCACGTACAATTACTTTATGAGGATTACCAAGCCCAAGCCGCGTTCGCCAGCGCTTCACTACTGGCACTAATCGCCCTCTTTACTTTGCTGCTGAAAGCCGCTGTTGAATGGCAGCAACAACGCAGTTTATCCGTCAATAATGATAATGAGCAGAGCCAATTATGA
- a CDS encoding sulfate/molybdate ABC transporter ATP-binding protein — MSIRLSNISKQFGQFQALSPLNLDIDDGEMIGLLGPSGSGKTTLLRIIAGLEGADSGQLYFGDREVTRVHVRERRVGFVFQNYALFRHMTVAENVAFGLQVMPRKQRPAAAEIHKRVSQLLETVQLGHLAQRYPEQLSGGQKQRIALARALATQPEVLLLDEPFGALDAKVRKELRRWLRSLHDELKFTSVFVTHDQDEALELSDRVVVMSNGHIEQVNTPAELYAQPNSRFVFDFLGNVNVFTAEWQQQCWRNGEAFIVPPEQPQLQQNGALYVRSHELALSDKPNSQVNLPFDIVSITPIGAEVRVELAPSGWHSEQLWEAKFTHHQLQEKGLQKGDRVFVTPQTGYFFAAQGDGSATRLNWPFLPPGSLVFDI; from the coding sequence ATGAGTATTCGTCTTAGCAATATTTCCAAGCAATTTGGCCAGTTTCAGGCGCTTTCACCGCTCAATCTCGATATTGACGATGGCGAGATGATCGGTCTGCTGGGACCATCAGGTTCTGGTAAAACCACGCTACTACGGATTATTGCCGGGCTTGAAGGTGCAGATAGCGGCCAACTGTATTTTGGTGACCGAGAAGTGACAAGGGTGCATGTGCGCGAACGTAGGGTCGGCTTTGTGTTTCAGAACTACGCGCTGTTTCGCCATATGACAGTCGCCGAAAACGTCGCTTTTGGCCTGCAAGTCATGCCGCGCAAACAGCGGCCAGCAGCGGCTGAGATCCACAAAAGAGTCTCACAACTGTTAGAAACCGTGCAGCTCGGTCATCTGGCACAGCGCTATCCCGAGCAACTCTCTGGTGGACAGAAACAGCGCATTGCGCTGGCGCGGGCACTGGCGACGCAGCCAGAGGTGTTGTTGTTGGATGAACCCTTTGGCGCGTTGGATGCCAAAGTGCGAAAAGAACTGCGTCGCTGGTTACGTAGTCTGCATGATGAACTGAAATTCACCAGTGTGTTTGTCACTCATGATCAGGACGAAGCATTGGAGCTGTCAGATCGGGTGGTGGTGATGAGCAACGGCCACATAGAACAGGTTAACACCCCGGCTGAGCTATATGCCCAACCTAATAGCCGTTTTGTGTTTGATTTTCTGGGTAACGTCAACGTGTTTACTGCCGAATGGCAACAACAGTGCTGGCGCAATGGTGAGGCATTTATCGTGCCGCCAGAACAACCGCAATTGCAGCAAAACGGCGCATTGTATGTCCGCAGTCATGAACTCGCCTTGTCTGATAAACCTAACAGCCAGGTGAATTTACCGTTTGATATTGTCTCCATTACACCCATCGGTGCAGAGGTTCGGGTGGAGTTAGCACCGAGCGGCTGGCATAGCGAACAGTTGTGGGAGGCAAAATTTACCCACCACCAGCTGCAAGAAAAGGGATTACAAAAGGGCGACCGAGTGTTTGTAACCCCACAAACAGGCTACTTTTTTGCTGCACAAGGTGACGGTTCAGCCACACGTCTCAATTGGCCGTTCCTGCCACCCGGCAGCCTGGTATTTGATATCTAA
- the glmS gene encoding glutamine--fructose-6-phosphate transaminase (isomerizing) codes for MCGIVGAVAQRDVMEILLEGLKRLEYRGYDSAGMAVIHEQQLQRVRRVGKVQELADALVQQPLVGGTGIAHTRWATHGEPNERNAHPHQSSGDIAVVHNGIIENHAELRHKLTELGYRFESDTDTEVICHLVHHELKTHESLLAAVQATVKQLEGAYGTVVIDRRDSERLVVARSGSPLVVGYGLGENFVASDQLALLPVTRSFSYLEEGDVAEITRRKVSIFNSKGEAVAREIKESEITHDAGDKGAFRHYMLKEIHEQPLALTRTMEGRIAYGQVLASAFGDNAEALLSGIRHVQIIACGTSYHAAMTARYWLEQWAGVSCNVEIASEFRYRKSFTYPDSLFVTISQSGETADTLAALRLAKQMGYKASLTICNVPGSSLVRESDMAYMMKAGAEIGVASTKAFTVQLAGLLMLTAVIGRYNGMSAETEAAMVHSLQSLPAKVEQTLGLDETIAGLAEDFADKSHALFLGRGDQYPIAMEGALKLKEISYIHAEAYASGELKHGPLALIDADMPVIVVAPNNELLEKLKSNVEEVRARGGLMYVFADVDANFRSDDSMKVISVPHCDEFIAPLIYTLPLQLLSYHVALIKGTDVDQPRNLAKSVTVE; via the coding sequence ATGTGTGGAATAGTTGGCGCCGTGGCGCAAAGGGATGTGATGGAAATTCTGCTGGAAGGCTTGAAACGGCTGGAATATCGCGGCTATGACTCAGCAGGTATGGCGGTGATCCATGAGCAGCAACTACAACGTGTGCGCCGAGTGGGTAAGGTGCAGGAGTTGGCTGATGCGCTGGTGCAGCAGCCTCTGGTCGGCGGTACCGGTATTGCTCATACCCGCTGGGCGACTCACGGCGAACCTAACGAACGTAACGCGCATCCGCACCAATCCAGCGGCGATATCGCCGTAGTGCATAACGGCATTATTGAGAATCATGCCGAACTGCGCCACAAGCTTACCGAACTCGGTTACCGCTTTGAGTCTGATACCGATACCGAAGTGATCTGCCATCTGGTGCATCACGAACTGAAAACCCACGAATCCTTGCTGGCAGCGGTCCAGGCCACAGTGAAACAGCTGGAAGGTGCTTATGGCACTGTTGTTATTGACCGCCGTGACAGCGAGCGCTTAGTGGTGGCTCGTAGCGGCAGTCCGCTGGTGGTGGGTTATGGCTTGGGTGAAAACTTTGTGGCATCAGACCAACTGGCGTTGTTACCCGTAACCCGTTCTTTTTCCTATCTGGAAGAAGGTGATGTTGCTGAAATTACCCGTCGGAAAGTGAGTATTTTCAACAGTAAAGGCGAAGCGGTTGCACGCGAGATTAAAGAATCTGAAATCACGCATGATGCGGGTGATAAAGGTGCGTTTCGCCATTACATGCTGAAAGAGATCCATGAACAACCGTTGGCGTTGACCCGCACCATGGAAGGCCGTATCGCCTATGGCCAGGTGTTGGCATCCGCTTTTGGTGATAATGCAGAAGCGTTATTGAGTGGTATTCGTCATGTACAGATCATCGCTTGTGGTACCAGTTATCATGCGGCAATGACCGCACGGTACTGGCTGGAACAATGGGCAGGTGTTTCCTGTAATGTGGAAATTGCTTCAGAGTTTCGCTACCGCAAATCCTTCACATATCCTGACAGCTTATTTGTGACTATTTCTCAGTCTGGAGAAACCGCTGATACGCTGGCGGCGTTGCGCTTGGCAAAACAGATGGGGTACAAAGCCTCTCTGACCATTTGTAATGTACCGGGTTCATCTCTGGTGCGCGAGTCAGATATGGCGTACATGATGAAAGCGGGTGCGGAAATCGGTGTGGCATCGACTAAAGCTTTTACTGTGCAGTTAGCTGGATTGCTGATGTTGACTGCGGTTATCGGTCGCTATAACGGTATGAGTGCCGAGACTGAAGCTGCTATGGTGCACAGCTTGCAATCCTTACCCGCAAAAGTTGAGCAGACTTTAGGGCTGGATGAAACCATCGCGGGTTTGGCAGAAGACTTTGCTGACAAGAGTCATGCGTTGTTTTTAGGTCGTGGCGATCAATACCCTATCGCCATGGAAGGTGCACTAAAGCTGAAAGAGATCTCTTATATTCATGCAGAAGCTTACGCGTCTGGTGAATTGAAACACGGACCGTTAGCATTGATAGATGCCGATATGCCGGTAATTGTAGTAGCACCGAATAATGAATTGTTGGAAAAGCTTAAATCCAATGTGGAAGAGGTACGGGCTCGTGGTGGTTTGATGTATGTATTCGCGGATGTGGATGCTAACTTCCGGTCCGACGACTCCATGAAGGTTATTTCTGTGCCCCATTGCGATGAGTTTATTGCGCCGCTTATCTACACTCTGCCGCTGCAATTACTGTCCTATCATGTGGCCCTGATAAAAGGCACTGACGTAGACCAGCCGCGAAATCTGGCCAAGTCAGTGACAGTTGAATAA
- a CDS encoding DeoR/GlpR family DNA-binding transcription regulator, whose amino-acid sequence MLKRNTQQRRRAIVEQLNQTGEVSVEQLAQAFDTSEVTIRKDLAALETDGLLLRRYGGAVPLPQELTVPQRGPSANQLAIARKAAELIRDHNRIIIDCGSTTLGLIPELNSKRGLVVMTNSLQLANAVHELENEPTLLMTGGTWDPHSESFQGQMAEQVLRSYNFDQLFIGADGIDLSRGTTTFNELTNLSKVMAEVSQQVVVMLESDKLQRRIPNLELPWSQISTVVSDDRLSPPAADIIRGHGIDVLLVPYQNSN is encoded by the coding sequence ATGCTAAAACGGAACACCCAACAGCGGCGCCGAGCCATTGTTGAACAGTTGAATCAAACCGGAGAAGTCAGTGTTGAACAACTGGCACAGGCGTTTGATACCTCTGAAGTGACTATCCGCAAAGATTTAGCGGCTCTGGAAACTGATGGACTATTACTACGCCGCTATGGTGGCGCGGTGCCACTACCGCAAGAGTTAACTGTGCCACAGCGGGGTCCGTCAGCCAATCAGTTAGCTATCGCTCGCAAAGCGGCAGAACTCATTCGCGATCATAACCGTATCATCATTGATTGCGGCTCTACTACTCTCGGGCTTATTCCAGAGTTGAATAGCAAACGTGGATTGGTGGTGATGACTAACTCATTGCAACTCGCCAATGCCGTCCATGAACTGGAAAACGAACCAACATTATTGATGACTGGTGGCACTTGGGATCCTCATTCGGAGTCATTTCAGGGGCAAATGGCTGAGCAGGTTTTGCGTTCCTATAACTTCGATCAACTGTTTATTGGCGCAGATGGTATCGATCTCAGCCGGGGCACAACAACCTTTAACGAGCTCACTAATCTTAGCAAGGTGATGGCTGAAGTGTCGCAGCAGGTAGTGGTGATGCTGGAATCAGACAAGTTGCAGCGGCGCATTCCCAATCTGGAATTGCCCTGGTCGCAGATATCCACGGTCGTTAGTGACGATCGTTTATCTCCCCCGGCGGCAGATATTATTCGTGGGCACGGCATCGATGTATTACTGGTGCCCTATCAAAATTCAAACTAA